The Gordonia sp. KTR9 genome contains a region encoding:
- a CDS encoding DUF4395 domain-containing protein, which produces MSVRSVLTFPNPVNDYAARATAGLVVALAIVAVSVDTPVLYGILALGFVLRVASGPTLSPFGQLSVRFLVPKIIRKEKLVPGPPKRFAQTIGLVVSGTAFVLSLLGFGLAAQITTGVLIAAATLESVFGFCLGCTIFGFLQRRGVIPESVCEACNNISLRTPAAV; this is translated from the coding sequence ATGTCGGTGCGCTCTGTTCTCACGTTCCCGAACCCGGTCAACGACTACGCCGCGCGCGCCACCGCGGGACTCGTCGTCGCCCTCGCGATCGTCGCGGTCTCGGTGGACACCCCCGTGCTCTACGGGATCCTGGCCCTCGGCTTCGTCCTGCGTGTGGCATCGGGACCCACGCTGTCCCCGTTCGGGCAGCTCTCGGTGCGTTTCCTCGTGCCGAAGATCATCCGGAAAGAGAAGCTGGTACCCGGCCCGCCCAAGCGGTTCGCGCAGACCATCGGACTCGTTGTGAGCGGGACCGCGTTCGTACTCAGCCTGCTCGGCTTCGGGCTGGCCGCGCAGATCACCACAGGCGTGCTGATCGCGGCCGCGACCCTGGAGTCCGTCTTCGGTTTCTGCCTGGGGTGCACGATCTTCGGATTCCTGCAGCGCCGGGGCGTCATCCCGGAGTCGGTGTGCGAGGCGTGCAACAACATCTCGCTGCGCACCCCGGCCGCCGTCTAG
- a CDS encoding SUMF1/EgtB/PvdO family nonheme iron enzyme, with translation MSCCHPHRPAHHDAGGSPPPAGEPAGGGSGPHLVETVDIPAGVFAMGDAFDEGYRTDGETPVHEVELSAFSIDATTVTNAAFASFVAATGHRTDAEIFGGSAVFHTYATAPGEPVPGTPWWLAVDGASWRRPAGPGSVVDGLADHPVVHVSHRDAQAYCAWAGRALPTEAQWEYAARGGLHGARFPWGDEPPTADDPRCNIFRGDFPNEPTDRVGTTPVRMFEPNGHGLYQCAGNVWEWCADTFSARYYRVSDRTDPTGPGRGSARVLRGGSHLCHDSYCHRYRVAARSHNTPESTASNIGFRTVGPPVG, from the coding sequence GTGAGTTGTTGTCATCCCCACCGACCCGCCCACCACGACGCGGGTGGGTCGCCTCCGCCGGCGGGCGAGCCGGCCGGCGGCGGATCCGGGCCGCACCTCGTCGAGACGGTGGACATCCCGGCCGGGGTCTTCGCGATGGGCGATGCATTCGACGAGGGGTATCGCACCGACGGTGAGACGCCGGTGCACGAGGTCGAGCTCAGCGCGTTCTCGATCGATGCGACCACGGTGACCAACGCCGCGTTCGCATCCTTCGTCGCGGCAACCGGTCACCGGACCGACGCCGAGATCTTCGGCGGCTCCGCGGTCTTCCACACCTACGCGACCGCGCCCGGCGAACCCGTACCGGGCACCCCGTGGTGGCTGGCCGTCGACGGTGCGTCGTGGCGTCGCCCCGCGGGTCCGGGCAGCGTCGTCGACGGCCTGGCGGACCATCCCGTCGTCCACGTCAGTCACCGCGACGCGCAGGCCTACTGCGCGTGGGCCGGACGCGCCCTGCCGACCGAGGCCCAGTGGGAGTACGCGGCCCGGGGAGGACTGCACGGGGCGCGGTTCCCGTGGGGCGACGAGCCGCCGACCGCCGACGATCCGCGGTGCAACATCTTCCGAGGCGACTTCCCGAACGAGCCGACCGACCGGGTCGGCACCACGCCCGTGCGGATGTTCGAGCCCAACGGTCACGGTCTGTACCAATGCGCGGGCAACGTGTGGGAATGGTGCGCCGACACGTTCAGCGCGCGGTACTACCGCGTGTCCGACCGCACCGATCCGACGGGGCCGGGTCGGGGGAGCGCCCGCGTCCTCCGCGGCGGCAGCCACCTCTGCCACGACTCGTACTGCCATCGCTACCGGGTGGCCGCGCGATCACACAACACGCCGGAGTCGACCGCGAGCAACATCGGGTTCCGAACCGTGGGGCCACCGGTCGGCTGA
- a CDS encoding TetR family transcriptional regulator yields MTRTRESGRRDAQTRADRKNQTRQALLDTTRSLVGERSFGSISLREVARGAGIVPTAFYRHFASMEDLGVTVVEDSMRVLRRALRDGRRDLAAREALPTAQNSLAILLRHVRENESQFRFLVREQHGGIAEIRRAIDTELRLFSKELAIDLARLPDLARWQPDDLELAAELIVTIMLTAVADLLDGEYRGRGAEQEIVERTERQLVMVFLGMGQWRPSSE; encoded by the coding sequence GTGACACGCACGCGAGAGTCGGGACGGCGCGACGCGCAGACGCGTGCGGACCGCAAGAACCAGACGCGCCAGGCGCTGCTGGACACCACGCGGTCACTTGTCGGTGAGCGCAGCTTCGGCAGCATCAGCCTCCGCGAGGTCGCCCGCGGTGCCGGAATCGTGCCGACCGCCTTCTATCGCCACTTCGCGTCGATGGAGGATCTCGGGGTCACCGTCGTCGAGGACTCGATGCGCGTCCTGCGCAGGGCGCTGCGCGACGGGCGACGCGACCTGGCGGCGCGCGAGGCCCTCCCGACCGCGCAGAACTCGCTGGCCATCTTGCTGCGACACGTTCGCGAGAACGAATCGCAGTTCCGGTTCCTGGTGCGTGAACAGCACGGCGGTATCGCCGAGATCCGTCGTGCCATCGACACCGAACTCCGGTTGTTCTCCAAAGAACTCGCGATCGATCTCGCCCGCCTGCCCGACCTGGCGCGGTGGCAGCCCGACGACCTCGAACTCGCGGCCGAACTGATCGTGACCATCATGCTCACCGCGGTGGCCGATCTGCTCGACGGTGAGTACCGCGGTCGTGGCGCCGAACAGGAGATCGTCGAGCGGACCGAGCGCCAGCTGGTGATGGTGTTCCTCGGTATGGGCCAGTGGCGCCCGTCGTCGGAGTGA
- a CDS encoding fatty acid desaturase family protein, whose translation MTIDISRDIETTIPDELPALREATVHDAAQDPNTVILSYEQVESLGRDLDELRARVVADLGQKDRDYLYSVIRAQRGFEIGGRALMYLGFFPPAWIAAVGALSVSKILDNMEIGHNVMHGQYDWMREDTYNSREFEWDTVCPADQWKHSHNYLHHTFTNILGEDRDIGYGILRMARDQKWNPYYLGNLGYATALMLLFEWGVMLHDLEAENVIQGKRKWSDIKGLVKGMWRKAGRQVLKDYVVFPALTGPLFVPTLIGNATANLVRNVWTYSIIFCGHFPTGAQTFTSEECQNETRGQWYLRQMLGSANITGSPLFHIMSGNLSHQIEHHLYPDIPASRYPEMSAEVREICERYGLPYNTGSFSHQLASTWKKIAKLSLPNWMTRDDDDLTVIVEREKPGAVA comes from the coding sequence ATGACCATCGACATCAGCCGTGACATCGAGACCACGATCCCCGACGAGCTGCCCGCGCTGCGGGAGGCCACCGTCCACGACGCCGCGCAGGACCCCAACACCGTCATCCTGTCCTACGAGCAGGTCGAGTCGCTGGGACGCGACCTCGACGAACTCCGTGCCCGCGTCGTCGCCGACCTCGGCCAGAAGGACCGCGATTACCTCTACTCGGTGATCCGTGCCCAGCGCGGCTTCGAGATCGGCGGTCGCGCGCTCATGTATCTCGGGTTCTTTCCGCCGGCGTGGATCGCCGCCGTGGGCGCCCTCTCGGTGTCGAAGATCCTCGACAACATGGAGATCGGCCACAACGTCATGCACGGCCAGTACGACTGGATGCGCGAGGACACCTACAACTCCCGCGAATTCGAGTGGGACACCGTGTGTCCGGCCGACCAGTGGAAGCACAGCCACAACTACCTGCACCACACGTTCACGAACATCCTCGGCGAGGACCGCGACATCGGCTACGGCATCCTCCGGATGGCTCGCGACCAGAAGTGGAATCCCTACTACCTGGGCAACCTCGGCTATGCGACGGCCCTCATGCTGCTGTTCGAGTGGGGCGTCATGCTCCATGACCTCGAGGCCGAGAACGTCATCCAGGGCAAGCGCAAGTGGAGCGACATCAAGGGACTCGTGAAGGGGATGTGGCGCAAGGCCGGTCGCCAGGTCCTGAAGGACTACGTCGTGTTCCCGGCGCTCACCGGGCCGCTGTTCGTCCCCACGCTGATCGGCAACGCCACCGCCAACCTGGTGCGCAACGTCTGGACGTACTCGATCATCTTCTGCGGCCACTTCCCCACCGGCGCTCAGACTTTCACGTCCGAGGAATGCCAGAACGAGACCCGCGGCCAGTGGTACCTGCGGCAGATGCTCGGGTCGGCGAACATCACCGGAAGTCCGTTGTTCCACATCATGAGCGGCAATCTGTCTCATCAGATCGAACACCACCTCTACCCGGACATCCCGGCGAGCCGCTACCCGGAGATGTCGGCCGAGGTACGCGAGATCTGTGAACGCTACGGCCTGCCGTACAACACCGGGTCGTTCAGTCATCAGCTCGCGTCCACGTGGAAGAAGATCGCCAAGCTCTCACTGCCCAACTGGATGACACGCGACGACGACGATCTGACCGTGATCGTCGAGCGCGAGAAGCCCGGTGCCGTCGCCTGA
- a CDS encoding ferredoxin reductase gives MSIRTPQELTRSDSGAAPGRWSRLVGSIVEAALSPHPVDRYLELLDPMITWRDLRGEITRVERPTSRTVRLTIRPTRQWQGHEAGQFVQLKVVIDGVRHTRCFSPANAAAGPDGEIELTITAHDDGFVSTHLREHARAGDVVGLSAASGDFLLPETDPTSAVFVSGGSGITPVLSMARTLVSRQYAGPITFVHYARTPSDVAYRDALQELAAAHPRFDLRLHHTRDEADGHFTAGHLDGIPGLSDADVFVCGPAALMDEVARAHADLAITQPLHSEAFAPVVPKVDPDSVEGEITFSSSGAAATNDGRPILDQAEAAGLTPDSGCRMGICFSCTATKKSGCTRNVLTGEIDDESDTQIQLCINAPVGSVDIDI, from the coding sequence ATGAGCATCCGCACACCCCAGGAGCTGACCCGCTCCGACTCCGGCGCCGCACCTGGCCGATGGAGCCGTCTGGTCGGTTCGATCGTCGAGGCAGCGCTGTCGCCGCATCCGGTCGACCGCTACCTCGAACTGCTCGACCCGATGATCACCTGGCGCGACCTGCGGGGCGAGATCACCCGTGTCGAGCGTCCGACGTCGCGCACCGTACGTCTCACCATCCGCCCGACACGGCAGTGGCAAGGCCACGAAGCCGGCCAGTTCGTGCAGCTCAAGGTCGTCATCGACGGCGTCCGACATACCCGCTGTTTCTCGCCGGCCAATGCGGCCGCGGGTCCGGACGGCGAGATCGAACTGACGATCACCGCCCACGACGACGGTTTCGTGTCCACCCACCTGCGCGAGCACGCCCGCGCCGGGGACGTCGTCGGCCTGTCCGCCGCGAGCGGCGACTTCCTGCTCCCGGAGACCGATCCGACATCGGCGGTCTTCGTCAGCGGCGGCAGTGGGATTACACCTGTACTCTCGATGGCCAGAACACTCGTCTCCCGACAGTACGCCGGACCGATCACGTTCGTGCACTACGCGCGCACCCCGTCCGACGTCGCCTACCGGGACGCACTGCAGGAGCTGGCAGCAGCCCATCCCCGGTTCGACCTCCGCCTGCACCACACCCGTGACGAGGCCGACGGACACTTCACCGCGGGGCACCTCGACGGGATCCCCGGACTGTCCGACGCGGACGTGTTCGTCTGCGGCCCGGCCGCACTGATGGACGAGGTCGCACGAGCTCACGCCGACCTCGCCATCACGCAACCGCTGCACAGTGAGGCGTTCGCCCCGGTCGTTCCGAAGGTCGACCCGGACTCCGTCGAGGGCGAGATCACGTTCTCCTCGTCGGGGGCGGCGGCGACCAACGACGGCCGTCCCATCCTCGACCAGGCCGAGGCCGCCGGACTCACGCCCGACTCCGGGTGCCGGATGGGCATCTGCTTCTCCTGCACCGCGACGAAGAAGTCGGGTTGCACCCGCAACGTACTGACCGGCGAGATCGACGACGAGTCCGACACCCAGATCCAGTTGTGCATCAACGCCCCGGTCGGTTCCGTCGACATCGACATCTGA
- a CDS encoding DUF501 domain-containing protein: protein MNTADSNVSAEDLATVAAQLGREPRGVLEISYRTPDGKPAVVKTAPRLPDGTPFPTLYYLTDPRLTAEASRQESAGVMKGMTARLHDDAQLAAAYRRAHEDYLAERDAIEPLGTDFTGGGMPDRVKCLHVLIAHSLAKGPGLNPLGDEAVALAAANGLRGSAIPQDWPEPAEPAEPTGDDG, encoded by the coding sequence GTGAACACCGCCGACAGCAACGTCTCCGCGGAGGATCTCGCCACGGTCGCCGCCCAGCTCGGGCGCGAACCGCGCGGGGTCCTCGAGATCAGCTACCGCACGCCCGACGGCAAGCCCGCCGTGGTCAAGACCGCGCCCCGGCTGCCCGACGGCACGCCGTTCCCGACCCTGTACTACCTGACCGATCCGCGTCTGACCGCCGAGGCCAGTCGTCAGGAGTCGGCCGGCGTGATGAAGGGGATGACCGCGCGCCTGCACGACGACGCACAACTCGCCGCCGCCTACCGGCGCGCGCACGAGGACTATCTCGCCGAACGCGACGCGATCGAGCCGCTCGGCACCGATTTCACCGGCGGGGGAATGCCGGACCGGGTGAAGTGCCTCCACGTCTTGATCGCGCACTCGCTGGCGAAGGGGCCCGGACTCAATCCGCTCGGTGACGAGGCGGTGGCGCTCGCGGCCGCGAACGGATTGCGTGGCAGCGCGATTCCGCAGGATTGGCCCGAGCCGGCCGAGCCCGCCGAGCCCACGGGGGACGACGGATGA
- a CDS encoding lytic transglycosylase domain-containing protein: MRVEGRDAVRRRARRPKSWKNGLVASTVAIASSVLLAGCIDLPSLSRPDIPEGIPPGAGVPQPYIDINAPGRTANKMHDWAVPISESTGIPIVSLQAYGNAAEIQRQQHPECGIAWTTLAGIAGVESKHGQYRGSEVADNGDVSPPIRGAKLDGTRGNMEIRDTDGGALDGDATHDRAMGPFQFIPETWKRYGVDASGDGVPDPDNIDDAALSAARYLCVSSGNDMTNPEGWEKAVRTYNNSMAYVLDVRDHANAYSINVRF; this comes from the coding sequence ATGCGTGTGGAGGGCCGGGATGCGGTGCGTCGACGAGCGAGGCGGCCGAAGTCGTGGAAGAACGGCCTCGTGGCCTCGACCGTGGCGATCGCGTCGTCGGTCCTGCTCGCCGGCTGCATCGACCTGCCGTCGCTGAGCAGGCCGGACATCCCGGAGGGCATCCCGCCGGGAGCGGGAGTGCCGCAGCCCTACATCGACATCAACGCGCCCGGACGTACCGCGAACAAGATGCACGACTGGGCGGTGCCGATCTCGGAGTCCACCGGCATCCCGATCGTCTCCCTGCAGGCCTACGGCAACGCCGCCGAGATCCAGCGCCAGCAACATCCCGAGTGCGGCATCGCCTGGACGACACTGGCCGGGATCGCCGGCGTCGAGAGCAAACACGGCCAGTACCGCGGATCGGAGGTGGCCGACAACGGAGACGTCAGCCCACCCATCCGCGGCGCCAAACTCGACGGCACCCGCGGGAACATGGAGATCCGCGACACCGACGGCGGCGCCCTCGACGGTGATGCCACCCACGACCGCGCGATGGGGCCGTTCCAGTTCATCCCCGAGACGTGGAAGCGCTACGGAGTCGACGCCAGCGGCGACGGCGTGCCCGACCCCGACAACATCGACGACGCCGCCCTCTCGGCGGCTCGCTACCTCTGTGTCTCCTCCGGCAACGACATGACGAATCCGGAGGGGTGGGAGAAGGCCGTCCGGACCTACAACAACTCGATGGCCTACGTCCTCGACGTGCGGGACCACGCCAACGCCTACTCGATCAACGTCCGCTTCTGA
- a CDS encoding Ppx/GppA phosphatase family protein gives MTVVGAVDCGTNSIRLLVAKPGPDGRLIDLHREMRVVRLGYGVDATGRFAAESIERTRIALSDYVDTMESLGVEKVRMVATSATRDASNRDEFFAMTADLLGCVSEGAIAEVITGDEEARLSFRGAVGELDSADGPFVVTDLGGGSTEVVLGDSDGVTAAYSADIGCVRLTERALPSDPPTPAELAAATEFARARLAEAFAAVPVESARTWVGVAGTMTTLAALGAGLPEYDSEKIHLSTISLPELDRVCRNVIGMTRADRAALGPMHPGRVDVIGGGAVVTLELARVLSERAGITGLVVSEHDILDGIALGILD, from the coding sequence ATGACCGTCGTCGGAGCCGTGGACTGCGGCACCAACTCGATACGGCTGCTCGTGGCGAAGCCGGGTCCCGACGGGCGTCTGATCGACCTCCATCGTGAGATGCGGGTCGTCCGACTGGGTTACGGGGTGGATGCGACGGGACGATTCGCCGCGGAATCCATCGAGCGGACGCGGATCGCGCTGAGCGACTACGTCGACACGATGGAGTCGCTCGGCGTCGAGAAGGTTCGGATGGTCGCGACGTCGGCCACCCGCGACGCGTCCAACCGCGACGAGTTCTTCGCCATGACCGCCGATCTGCTCGGCTGCGTGTCCGAGGGTGCGATCGCCGAGGTCATCACCGGCGACGAGGAGGCGCGGCTGTCGTTCCGCGGCGCCGTCGGTGAATTGGATTCGGCGGACGGGCCCTTCGTGGTCACCGACCTCGGCGGCGGATCGACGGAGGTGGTCCTCGGAGATTCCGACGGCGTGACCGCCGCGTATTCGGCCGACATCGGATGTGTCCGTCTGACCGAGCGGGCGTTGCCCTCGGACCCGCCGACCCCGGCGGAACTGGCCGCCGCGACCGAGTTCGCACGCGCACGCCTTGCCGAGGCGTTCGCCGCGGTGCCGGTGGAGTCGGCCCGCACCTGGGTCGGCGTCGCCGGGACGATGACGACCCTCGCCGCGCTCGGTGCCGGTCTGCCCGAATACGACTCCGAGAAGATTCACCTGTCGACGATCTCGCTACCCGAACTCGACCGGGTCTGTCGAAACGTGATCGGCATGACACGTGCCGACCGCGCGGCCCTGGGGCCGATGCACCCCGGCCGCGTCGACGTGATCGGCGGGGGAGCCGTGGTCACCCTCGAACTCGCGAGAGTCCTGTCCGAGCGGGCCGGTATCACCGGGCTGGTCGTGAGCGAACACGACATTCTCGACGGGATCGCGTTGGGAATCCTCGACTGA
- the cysC gene encoding adenylyl-sulfate kinase produces MTLTSPQPVVPGDDKTSTAARQFLRIATAGSVDDGKSTLIGRILHDTGSLPTDHLAAVTDGDGDVDLAALSDGLRAEREQGITIDVAYRFFSTPTRSYVLADTPGHERYTRNMFTGASNAHVAILLVDARHGLLRQTRRHARIATLVGVPHVIAAVNKIDLVDYSEHRFDEIRADLAELAVQLGIGEIPAIPVAAKHGDNVVHRSSNTPWYSGTTLLEYLEDVELHAPAPVTEELRLPIQWVSRPGESNRAGSDRRTYTGRLASGTLRVGDEIVVLPSGSRSTVSALDTLDPSRDVAVAPLSVGIQITDDIDIGRGDIIVSGAQGAHLPVLAREIDAHVCWLSNSPLRAGDRVALKHGPATVRATVQSLERRLDPDTLIEHVAPGELALNDIGTVTLRTSSVVPADPYASNRDTGAFILIDEASNDTVGAGTILEPREVVPGKATRNDIKWHPSSLARAERWAHTEQRGATVWLTGLPASGKSTVAVALERAIVSRGRVAYLLDGDNIRHGISDDLGFSAGDRAENIRRVGHVARLFADAGVIAIASMVSPLRSDREIARELHRAADLDFIEVHVSTPVTECERRDPKGLYERARRGELRGLTGIDAPYESPENPDLRFDTTGADIDRLASLILGALMDRGIMAG; encoded by the coding sequence ACGGCAATTCCTGCGCATCGCCACCGCGGGCAGCGTCGACGACGGGAAGTCCACGCTGATCGGCCGGATTCTGCACGACACCGGCAGCCTGCCGACCGATCACCTCGCCGCGGTCACCGACGGTGACGGTGACGTCGACCTCGCGGCCCTCTCCGACGGCCTGCGCGCCGAACGCGAACAGGGCATCACGATCGACGTGGCCTACCGCTTCTTCTCCACGCCCACACGTAGTTACGTCCTCGCCGACACTCCCGGCCACGAGCGGTACACCCGCAACATGTTCACCGGGGCGTCCAATGCGCACGTCGCCATCCTGCTCGTCGACGCCCGGCACGGTCTGCTGCGGCAGACCCGGCGGCACGCGCGGATCGCCACACTCGTCGGCGTGCCGCACGTGATCGCGGCAGTCAACAAGATCGACCTCGTCGACTACTCCGAGCATCGTTTCGACGAGATCCGCGCCGATCTCGCCGAACTCGCCGTGCAACTCGGGATCGGGGAGATCCCGGCGATCCCGGTGGCCGCCAAGCACGGTGACAACGTCGTGCACCGCTCGTCGAACACACCGTGGTACTCCGGCACGACCCTGCTGGAGTACCTCGAGGACGTCGAACTGCACGCGCCCGCGCCGGTGACCGAGGAACTGCGCCTCCCGATCCAGTGGGTGTCGCGTCCTGGGGAGTCGAATCGGGCCGGGTCGGACCGGCGTACGTACACCGGCCGACTCGCCTCCGGAACCCTGCGCGTCGGTGACGAGATCGTCGTGCTGCCCTCGGGCAGTCGATCGACCGTTTCCGCGCTGGACACCCTCGACCCGTCGAGAGACGTTGCGGTGGCCCCCCTCTCGGTGGGAATCCAGATCACCGACGACATCGACATCGGACGCGGCGACATCATCGTCAGCGGTGCGCAGGGCGCGCACCTGCCGGTCCTCGCCCGGGAGATCGACGCGCACGTGTGCTGGCTGTCGAACTCTCCGCTGCGGGCCGGGGACCGCGTCGCGCTTAAACACGGCCCCGCCACGGTGCGTGCCACCGTCCAGTCCCTGGAGCGGCGTCTCGACCCGGACACCCTGATCGAGCACGTCGCGCCGGGCGAACTCGCGCTCAACGACATCGGCACCGTCACGCTGCGGACGTCGTCGGTGGTGCCGGCGGATCCCTACGCGAGCAACCGGGACACCGGGGCGTTCATCCTCATCGACGAGGCGTCCAACGACACGGTGGGCGCGGGGACGATCCTCGAGCCGCGAGAAGTCGTCCCCGGCAAGGCAACCCGCAACGACATCAAGTGGCATCCGAGTTCGCTGGCACGAGCCGAGCGCTGGGCGCACACCGAACAGCGCGGCGCGACGGTGTGGCTCACCGGTCTGCCGGCGTCGGGCAAGTCCACGGTCGCCGTCGCCCTCGAACGAGCCATCGTCAGCCGTGGCCGCGTCGCCTATCTCCTCGACGGCGACAACATCCGGCACGGGATCTCCGACGACCTCGGCTTCTCGGCCGGCGACCGTGCGGAGAACATCCGCCGTGTCGGACACGTCGCCCGGCTCTTCGCCGACGCAGGGGTCATCGCGATCGCGTCGATGGTCTCGCCACTGCGCTCCGACCGAGAGATCGCCCGCGAACTCCATCGCGCCGCCGACCTCGACTTCATCGAGGTCCACGTGTCGACGCCCGTCACCGAATGCGAGCGCCGCGACCCCAAGGGACTCTACGAACGCGCCCGCCGCGGCGAACTGCGCGGGCTCACCGGCATCGACGCGCCCTACGAGAGTCCTGAGAACCCCGACCTGCGATTCGACACCACCGGCGCGGACATCGACCGGCTGGCGTCGCTCATCCTCGGTGCCCTGATGGATCGCGGCATCATGGCGGGGTGA
- the eno gene encoding phosphopyruvate hydratase has protein sequence MAIIEQVGAREILDSRGNPTVEVEVVLDDGTFTRAAVPSGASTGEHEAVELRDGGERYLGKGVTKAVEGVLGDLAPAVIGIEAEEQRLVDQALLDCDGTPDKSRIGANALLGVSLAVAKGAAESAGLPLFRYIGGPNAHILPVPMMNIINGGEHADNGIDFQEFMIAPVGAPTFKEALRCGAEVYHALKSVLHKQGLNTALGDEGGFAPDLPNTEAAIAIIGEAVGKAGYNFGRDVVIALDAASTEFFSNGVYKLEGKELGADEMVSFYEKLITDFPIVSIEDGLAEDDWDGWAKLTESIGDRVQLVGDDLFVTNPERLEEGISKGIANALLVKVNQIGTLTETLDAVALAHNNGYKTMMSHRSGETEDTTIADLAVACSCGQIKTGAPARSERVAKYNQLLRIEEGLGDAARYAGDLAFPRFSFGS, from the coding sequence GTGGCAATCATCGAGCAGGTAGGTGCGCGTGAGATTCTCGATTCGCGGGGCAACCCGACGGTCGAGGTCGAGGTCGTCCTGGACGACGGCACCTTCACCCGTGCCGCAGTGCCGTCCGGTGCGTCCACCGGCGAGCACGAAGCCGTGGAGCTGCGCGACGGTGGCGAACGGTACCTGGGCAAGGGCGTCACCAAGGCCGTCGAAGGTGTCCTCGGGGACCTGGCCCCGGCCGTGATCGGTATCGAGGCCGAGGAACAGCGCCTCGTCGACCAGGCGCTGCTCGACTGCGACGGCACCCCCGACAAGAGCCGGATCGGCGCCAACGCGCTGCTCGGTGTCTCCCTCGCGGTCGCCAAGGGCGCCGCCGAATCGGCCGGGCTGCCGCTGTTCCGCTACATCGGCGGACCCAACGCCCACATCCTGCCGGTGCCGATGATGAACATCATCAACGGTGGCGAGCACGCCGACAACGGCATCGACTTCCAGGAATTCATGATCGCCCCGGTCGGTGCGCCGACCTTCAAGGAAGCACTGCGCTGCGGCGCCGAGGTCTACCACGCGCTGAAGTCCGTCCTGCACAAGCAGGGCCTCAACACCGCGCTGGGCGACGAGGGTGGTTTCGCCCCGGACCTGCCCAACACCGAAGCCGCGATCGCGATCATCGGCGAGGCGGTCGGCAAGGCCGGCTACAACTTCGGCCGTGACGTCGTCATCGCGCTCGACGCCGCGTCGACCGAGTTCTTCTCCAACGGTGTGTACAAGCTCGAGGGCAAGGAGCTCGGCGCCGACGAGATGGTGTCGTTCTACGAGAAGCTCATCACCGATTTCCCGATCGTCTCGATCGAGGACGGACTCGCCGAGGACGACTGGGACGGCTGGGCCAAGCTGACCGAGTCGATCGGCGATCGGGTGCAGCTCGTCGGCGACGACCTGTTCGTGACCAACCCCGAGCGCCTCGAGGAGGGGATCTCCAAGGGCATCGCGAACGCGCTGCTGGTGAAGGTGAACCAGATCGGCACCCTGACCGAGACCCTCGACGCCGTCGCGCTGGCGCACAACAACGGCTACAAGACGATGATGAGCCACCGGTCGGGAGAGACCGAGGACACCACCATCGCCGACCTCGCGGTCGCCTGCAGCTGCGGGCAGATCAAGACCGGTGCCCCGGCCCGCTCGGAGCGCGTCGCGAAGTACAACCAGCTGCTGCGCATCGAGGAAGGACTCGGCGACGCGGCACGGTACGCGGGCGACCTCGCCTTCCCGCGATTCTCGTTTGGTTCGTGA
- a CDS encoding septum formation initiator family protein translates to MASQRRHRGDGRQRGRDRRVDARSRERARRTRRHARPAQPVTPEDMVEVGGQPPTDATGPAAADAPDTDVDAGRVGRDRAPRNRRRRPARGGLGARLRGIEMTPASLATLVITVVVVCVVALTLAMPLRTYFSQRSEFRQLTASNEQLQREVADYQQKVNEQNDPAYIEAQARTRLQFVKPGEIPLVMLFPADEARREAAERAEERARAPWYGNLWDTLSTPPGVQ, encoded by the coding sequence ATGGCTTCGCAGCGACGTCACCGCGGTGACGGGCGTCAGCGTGGGCGCGATCGTCGGGTAGACGCGCGCTCACGCGAACGCGCCCGTCGCACGCGGCGGCACGCTCGTCCGGCCCAGCCGGTGACGCCCGAGGACATGGTCGAGGTGGGTGGGCAGCCGCCGACCGACGCGACCGGCCCGGCTGCCGCCGACGCACCGGATACCGATGTCGATGCCGGTCGGGTCGGACGCGACCGCGCGCCGCGGAACCGGCGCCGCCGCCCCGCCCGCGGCGGACTCGGTGCCCGGTTACGCGGAATCGAGATGACTCCCGCAAGTCTCGCGACGCTCGTCATCACCGTCGTCGTGGTGTGCGTCGTGGCGCTGACCCTCGCGATGCCGCTGCGGACGTATTTCAGTCAGCGGTCGGAATTCCGTCAGCTGACCGCGTCGAACGAGCAGCTACAGCGCGAGGTCGCGGACTATCAGCAGAAGGTCAACGAGCAGAACGATCCCGCCTACATCGAGGCCCAGGCGCGGACGCGTCTGCAATTCGTCAAACCAGGAGAGATCCCGCTCGTGATGTTGTTCCCCGCCGACGAGGCGCGGCGTGAGGCCGCCGAACGCGCCGAGGAGCGTGCCCGCGCGCCCTGGTACGGAAACCTCTGGGACACCTTGTCGACCCCACCCGGCGTGCAGTGA